From the Thermus brockianus genome, the window ATGGTGGAGGTCCACGCCTGCAGTCCTGGTTGCCGCCACCACCTGGGGGGGGCAGGGTGGGGGGATGCGCCCTTGGTGCGCCTGGGCTACAACAAGGAGGCCCGGGCCAAGAAGTTCCCCTACCTAAGGGCCCTCCTGGAGCGCCCCGTGGTCTTTGACGGGGCCATGGGCACCGAGCTGCAAAAGAGGGACCTCGCCCCCGAGGACTACGGGGGGGAGGCCTACTTCGGCTGCCCCGAGGTGCTCAACCGCACCCGGCCCGAGGTGGTGCGGGAAATCCACCGGTCCTACCTCGAGGCCGGGGCCGAGGTGATTGAAACCAACACTTTTGGCGCCTTGCGGCACGTGCTGGCGGAGTACGGGCTAGGGGAGGAGGCGGAGGCGCTCGCCTACCTGGGGGCTAGGCTTGCCAAGGAGGTGGCGGAGCCCTGTGGGGCCTTTGTGGCGGGGGCCCTGGGCCCGGGGACCAAGCTCATCTCCTTGGGCCAGATCTCCTGGGACGAGCTCTTCGCCGCCTACAAGGAAGCGGTGCGGGGGTTGCTTCGGGGCGGGGTGGACCTGATTCTTTTGGAAACGGCCCAGGACATCCTCCAGGTGCGCTGCGCCGTTTTGGCGGCGCGGGAGGCCATGGCCGAGCTGCGCCGGGAGGTGCCCTTGCAGGTCCAGGTGACCTTTGAGGCCACGGGGACCCTCCTCGTGGGCACGGACGAGCAGGCGGCCTTGGCCGCTTTGGAGAGCCTGCCCGTGGACGTGGTGGGCATGAACTGCGCCACGGGCCCCGACCTCATGGACAGCAAGGTGCGCTACTTCGCGGAGCACAGTACCCGGTTCGTGGCCTGCCTGCCCAACGCCGGCCTGCCGCGGAACGAGGGGGGGAAGGTGGCCTACGACCTCACCCCCGAGGAGCTTGCCCGCTGGCACCGCAAGTTCGTCCTGGAGTACGGGGTGAACGCCGTGGGGGGGTGTTGCGGCACGGGGCCCGAGCACATCCGCAAGGTGGCGGAGGCGGTCAAGGGGTTCCCCGTTAGGGAGCGGCCCAAGGCCTTCCCGCCCCAGGTGGCTTCCCTCTACCAAGCGGTGCCTCTTCGGCAGGAGACGAGCCTTTTCCTGGTGGGCGAGAGGCTGAACGCCACGGGGAGCAAGCGCTTCCGGGAGATGCTCTTTGCGAAGGACCTCGAGGGCATCCTGGCCCTGGCGCAGGAGCAGGTGGCGGAGGGGGCCCACGCCCTGGACCTCTCCGTGGCCTGGACGGGCCGGGACGAGCTTGAGGACCTAAAGTGGCTCCTCCCCGGCCTCGCCACCGCCGCCACCGTGCCCGTTATGGTGGACTCCACCTCCCCCGAGGCCATGGAGCTTGCCCTCAAGTACCTGCCGGGCCGGGTCCTCCTGAACTCCGCCAACCTGGAGGACGGCCTGGAGCGGTTTGACCGGGTGGCCTCCTTGGCCAAGGCCCACGGGGCGGCCCTGGTGGTCCTGGCCATTGATGAGAAGGGCATGGCCAAGACCCGGGAGGAGAAGGTCCGGGTGGCCTTGCGCATGTACGAGCGGCTCACGGAGCACCACGGCCTCCGCCCGGAGGACCTCCTCTTTGACCTCCTCACCTTCCCCATCACCCAAGGGGACGAGGAAAGCCGCCCTTTGGCCAAGGAAACCCTTCTGGCCCTGGAAGAGCTACGGGAGAGGCTTCCCGGCGTGGGGTTCATCCTGGGCGTGTCCAACGTCTCCTTCGGCTTGAAGCCCAGGGCCCGGCGGGTCCTCAACTCCGTCTTCCTGGACGAGGCCAGGAAGCGGGGCCTCACCGCCGCCATCGTGGATGCGGGGAAGATCCTCCCCATCGCCCAGATCCCCGAGGAGGCCTACGCCTTGGCCCTGGACCTCATCCATGACCGCAGGCGGGAAGGCTATGACCCCCTCATGGCCTTCATCGCCTATTTTGAGGCCCACCAAGAGGACCTGGCCCAAAAGGAGGACGCTTTCCAGGCCCTGCCCCTCCTGGAGAGGCTCAAGCGGCGGGTGGTGGAGGGGAGGAAGGTGGGCCTCGAGGCGGACCTGGAGGAGGCCCTGAGGGAGGGGCATAAGCCCCTAGACCTCATCAACGGCCCCCTCCTTGCGGGCATGAAGGAGGTGGGGGAGCTCTTTGGGGCGGGGAAGATGCAGCTTCCCTTTGTCCTCCAGGCCGCCGAGGTGATGAAAAGGGCCGTGGCCCACCTGGAACCCCACATGGAAAAGCGGGGTGCGGGCAAGGGCCGGATGATCCTGGCCACGGTGAAGGGGGACGTGCACGACATCGGCAAGAACCTGGTGGACATCATCCTCACCAACAACGGCTACCAGGTGATCAACCTGGGCATCAAGGTGCCCATTGAGGAGATCCTAAGGGCGGTGGAGGAGCACAAGCCCCACGCCGTGGGCATGTCGGGTCTTTTGGTAAAGAGCACCCAGGTGATGAAGGAGAACCTGGAGTACATGCGGGACAGGGGCTACACCCTCCCCGTCATCCTGGGCGGGGCGGCCCTCACCCGGAGCTTCGTGGAGGAGGAGCTTCGGGCCATCTACCCCAAGGTCTACTACGCCGAGGACGCCTTTGAAGGCCTAAGGCTCATGGAGGAGCTCACGGGCCACGCCTCTCCAGAGCTCACCCGGAAGGCGCCTACCCGGCCCAAGCGGGAGGCGCCCCGGGTGGAGGCCCGCCCCAAGCCCGTGGGCGACCCCCCTGCCATCCCCCGCCCCCCCTTCTTCGGCGTGCGGGTGGAGGAGAACCTGGACCTGGCCACCATCGCCCACTACGTGAACAAGCTCGCCCTTTACCGGGGGCAGTGGGGGTATAGCCGCAAGGGCATGGGCCGGGAGGAGTGGCAGGCCCTGGTGGAGCGGGAGGCGGAGCCCGTCTTCCGCCGCCTCCTCAAGGAGGCGAGGGAGGAGGGGTGGCTTCGGCCCCGTGTCCTCTATGGCTTCTTCCCCGTGGCCCGCGAGGGGGAGGAGCTTTGGGTCTATTCGCCCGAGACGGGGGAGGTCCTGGAGCGCTTCCGCTTTCCCCGGCAACGGGGTGGGGGGCTGAGCCTAGTGGACTACTTCCGCCCCCGCCATGCCCCACCTTTAGGCGACGAGGAGGCGTGGCTTCCCGCTTTTGAGGAAGGGGCCCGGGATGTGCTTGGGGTGCAGCTCGTGACCATGGGGGAGGAGCCGGGGAAGAAGGCGCGGGCCCTCTTTGAGAGCGGGGCGTACCAGGACTACCTCTTCGTCCACGGCTTCGCCGTGGAGATGACGGAGGCCTTGGCGGAGTACTGGCACAAGCGCATGCGGCAGATGTGGGGTATCGCCGGCCAGGACGCCACGGAGATCCCCAAGCTCTTCCAACAGGGCTACCAGGGGGCCCGCTACTCCTTCGGCTACCCTGCCTGCCCCGACCTTGCGGACCAGGCCAAGCTGGACCGGCTCATGGGCTTTGCCCGCATCGGCGTGCAGCTTACGGAGAACTTCCAACTGGACCCCGAGCACGCCACCAGCGCCCTGGTGGTCCACCACCCCGAGGCCCGCTACTTCAGCGTGGACTGAAAGGGCCCCGGGGTACCCCGGGGCCTCCCTTTACTCCTCGCCCTTGGCGATGGGCACCCCCACCAGGTTGCCCCACTCTGTCCAGGAGCCGTCGTAGTTCCGCACACGGGGGTAGCCCAGAAGGTACTTGAGAACAAACCAGGAGTGGCTGGAGCGCTCGGCGATGCGGCAGTAGACCACCACGTCCTTATCCTTGCTTACGCCCAAGGGCTCGTAGAGGGCCCTTAGCTCCTCGGCGCTCTTAAAGGTGCCGTCAGGGTTCACCGCCTTGGCCCAGGGGATGTTCTTGGCCCCGGGGATATGCCCGGCGCGCAGGGCGCCCTCCTGCGGGTAGTTGGGCATGTGGGTGAGCTCCCCCCGGTACTCCTCCGGGCTCCGCACGTCCACCAATGCCCCCTTCCCCTCCTTGACCTTGAGGATATGCTCCAGCACGTCGTCCCGGTAGGCGCGGATAGACTCGTCCCGGTAGGGCACCTCGTAGCGGCCCGGGGGGAAGCTCGGCACCTCGGTGGTGAGGGGCCGGCCCTCCTCCACCCACTTCTGCCGCCCCCCGTTCATGAGGCGCACGTCCTTGTGCCCGTTGTACTTGAAAAACCAGAAGGCGTAGGCGGCCCACCAGTTGTTCTTGTCGCCGTAGAGGACCACGGTGGTGTCGTTGGAGATGCCGAGCCGCTCCATGAGCCGGGCGAACGCCTCCTCGCCGATGAAGTCCCGCACCACCGGGTCCCAGAAGTCCCTTTGCCAGTCAATCTTCTGCGCCCCCGGGATGTGGCCCGTGTCGTAGAGGAGGATGTCCTCGTCCACCTCGAGGATCCGCACGTTAGGGTCTTCCAGGTGCGCCTGCA encodes:
- the metH gene encoding methionine synthase; this encodes MVEVHACSPGCRHHLGGAGWGDAPLVRLGYNKEARAKKFPYLRALLERPVVFDGAMGTELQKRDLAPEDYGGEAYFGCPEVLNRTRPEVVREIHRSYLEAGAEVIETNTFGALRHVLAEYGLGEEAEALAYLGARLAKEVAEPCGAFVAGALGPGTKLISLGQISWDELFAAYKEAVRGLLRGGVDLILLETAQDILQVRCAVLAAREAMAELRREVPLQVQVTFEATGTLLVGTDEQAALAALESLPVDVVGMNCATGPDLMDSKVRYFAEHSTRFVACLPNAGLPRNEGGKVAYDLTPEELARWHRKFVLEYGVNAVGGCCGTGPEHIRKVAEAVKGFPVRERPKAFPPQVASLYQAVPLRQETSLFLVGERLNATGSKRFREMLFAKDLEGILALAQEQVAEGAHALDLSVAWTGRDELEDLKWLLPGLATAATVPVMVDSTSPEAMELALKYLPGRVLLNSANLEDGLERFDRVASLAKAHGAALVVLAIDEKGMAKTREEKVRVALRMYERLTEHHGLRPEDLLFDLLTFPITQGDEESRPLAKETLLALEELRERLPGVGFILGVSNVSFGLKPRARRVLNSVFLDEARKRGLTAAIVDAGKILPIAQIPEEAYALALDLIHDRRREGYDPLMAFIAYFEAHQEDLAQKEDAFQALPLLERLKRRVVEGRKVGLEADLEEALREGHKPLDLINGPLLAGMKEVGELFGAGKMQLPFVLQAAEVMKRAVAHLEPHMEKRGAGKGRMILATVKGDVHDIGKNLVDIILTNNGYQVINLGIKVPIEEILRAVEEHKPHAVGMSGLLVKSTQVMKENLEYMRDRGYTLPVILGGAALTRSFVEEELRAIYPKVYYAEDAFEGLRLMEELTGHASPELTRKAPTRPKREAPRVEARPKPVGDPPAIPRPPFFGVRVEENLDLATIAHYVNKLALYRGQWGYSRKGMGREEWQALVEREAEPVFRRLLKEAREEGWLRPRVLYGFFPVAREGEELWVYSPETGEVLERFRFPRQRGGGLSLVDYFRPRHAPPLGDEEAWLPAFEEGARDVLGVQLVTMGEEPGKKARALFESGAYQDYLFVHGFAVEMTEALAEYWHKRMRQMWGIAGQDATEIPKLFQQGYQGARYSFGYPACPDLADQAKLDRLMGFARIGVQLTENFQLDPEHATSALVVHHPEARYFSVD
- a CDS encoding sulfurtransferase, which translates into the protein MGYAHPEVLVSTEWVQAHLEDPNVRILEVDEDILLYDTGHIPGAQKIDWQRDFWDPVVRDFIGEEAFARLMERLGISNDTTVVLYGDKNNWWAAYAFWFFKYNGHKDVRLMNGGRQKWVEEGRPLTTEVPSFPPGRYEVPYRDESIRAYRDDVLEHILKVKEGKGALVDVRSPEEYRGELTHMPNYPQEGALRAGHIPGAKNIPWAKAVNPDGTFKSAEELRALYEPLGVSKDKDVVVYCRIAERSSHSWFVLKYLLGYPRVRNYDGSWTEWGNLVGVPIAKGEE